The genomic window TAATGCTGTCCGATATTCCCGACAAGACACTGTGGGGGATTCTCATTCTGGCGGTTGCTGCACTCACAGATAAACTCGACGGGGCTCTGGCCCGGAAGTACAATGAGATTACTGAATGGGGGAAGATTCTCGATCCGTTGGCTGACAAAATCGGAATCGGCGTTGTCGCAGTTGTGCTTGTGATGCTGGGCCTTGTTCCCCTCTGGTTTGTGCTTGTGCTTTTTGGCAGGGACCTGTTGATCCTCGCGGGTGGTCTCTACTTGAAGAAATACACATCCATTGTACCTCAGTCAAATCTGCTTGGGAAATGGACCATCGGCATCCTTGCCCTGATGATGGTGTGTGCCTTGATGGAGTGGAGTATCGCCACGGAGATATTTTTGTGGACGAGTGTTGCGATGCTCGTTGCCTCTCTCGGCATGTACCTCTCGAGATTTCTCGAGATTGTAAAGGCCTCCAGCTCACCCAGTACGAAGTGAACACAACAGAGATCTCAATGGGTTTCTTTGATAAAATAGGCTTCACAAAACTGAAGGACGGACTTTCCAAAACCCGCGAGGGGATAGTCGGGAAAGTTGCTCGGTTGGTGACGACCAAATCGAAAATCGATGATGTGACGCTTGAGCAGCTTGAGGAAATCCTCATTGGCGCCGATGTCGGTGTTGCAGCGACACTCGACATTGTTGATGCTATTCGCAAACGGGCGAAGGAAGAACGCTTTGCCGATGCGTCAGAACTGAATGTCCTGTTGCGCGATGAAATTCAGCGGCAATTTGCAGGCGGGGCAAACGACACGGATCCATTTCATGTGCCGTCGGAAAGGCCATTTGTCATCATGGTAGTCGGGATCAACGGCGTTGGTAAGACGACATCCATCGGCAAGCTTGCTAACATCTATACAAAAGCCGGAAAGAAAGTCGTGATCGGTTCGGCGGATACGTTTCGTGCCGCAGCCAACGAGCAGCTTGAAATCTGGGCGAAGCGTGCCGGTGCTGAAATCATCCGGCAGTTGCATGGTTCCGACCCGGCGGCAGTTGCCTTCGACGCTGTGAAATCGGCAACTGCTACCGGAGCGGATGTTGTCATCATCGACACAGCGGGCAGGCTTCACACGAAAGTGAATCTGATGGAGGAATTGAAAAAGATCCGCCGTGTGATTGCAAAACAGAACGAAGCATTTCCGCACGAAGTGTTGCTCGTGATTGATGCTTCAACAGGGCAGAACGGTATGCAGCAAGCCAGGCAATTCAGTGCAGCGTCCGGTGTGACCGGGCTCGTCCTTACGAAGTTGGATGGAACGGCGAAAGGCGGGATTGTTCTTGCTATCAGCAAAGAAATGAACCTCCCAATCAAGTTTATCGGCGTCGGTGAACAGATTGATGACCTGCAACCATTTGACAGGAAAGCGTTCGTCGAAGCGCTTTTTGGAGCAACGTGAACAACCGTAGAGTACAGGTTCTTTCCGAACATCTTGCCAACCAAATAGCGGCAGGCGAAGTTATTCAACGTCCCGAGTCCGTTGTGAAAGAGTTGCTGGAGAACTCCCTTGATGCGGACGCGAAGAACCTGCTCGTCGCCATCAAGGAGGGGGGGAAGAAGCTGATTCAGATTGTTGATGACGGGATGGGAATGGATGAGCAGGATGCTGTTGCGTCGTTTCTGCGTCATGCAACAAGCAAAATCTCCTCCATCGACGATCTGGAAGGAATTCAAACATACGGCTTTCGCGGCGAAGCACTTGCCTCTGTGGCTGCCGTAGCCCGCGTGACGATGAAAACCCGCCGACGCGAAGATGATACAGCCGTTGTTCTACAGATTGACGGTGGCAGCAAGCCTCAGATCTCACGCGAGGGGAGAGAACCCGGCACGTCAATCACAGTACACAATCTCTTTTTCAATGTTCCCGCACGG from Bacteroidota bacterium includes these protein-coding regions:
- the ftsY gene encoding signal recognition particle-docking protein FtsY, which translates into the protein MGFFDKIGFTKLKDGLSKTREGIVGKVARLVTTKSKIDDVTLEQLEEILIGADVGVAATLDIVDAIRKRAKEERFADASELNVLLRDEIQRQFAGGANDTDPFHVPSERPFVIMVVGINGVGKTTSIGKLANIYTKAGKKVVIGSADTFRAAANEQLEIWAKRAGAEIIRQLHGSDPAAVAFDAVKSATATGADVVIIDTAGRLHTKVNLMEELKKIRRVIAKQNEAFPHEVLLVIDASTGQNGMQQARQFSAASGVTGLVLTKLDGTAKGGIVLAISKEMNLPIKFIGVGEQIDDLQPFDRKAFVEALFGAT
- a CDS encoding CDP-alcohol phosphatidyltransferase family protein — its product is MRHENDLAQASAVSGLGRFFTVSNLLSICRAVLAVPFAMVMLSDIPDKTLWGILILAVAALTDKLDGALARKYNEITEWGKILDPLADKIGIGVVAVVLVMLGLVPLWFVLVLFGRDLLILAGGLYLKKYTSIVPQSNLLGKWTIGILALMMVCALMEWSIATEIFLWTSVAMLVASLGMYLSRFLEIVKASSSPSTK